The following DNA comes from Mucilaginibacter jinjuensis.
TTACCGAAAGCAGCTTCACCGGTAAAATTGCACAACCGTTGCAAATTAACCGGCCGCCCACGTGGTTATATGCGCCAGTTTGGTATTTCACGTGTAACATTCCGTGAAATGGCTTTAGCTGGTAAAATCCCGGGTGTTAAAAAAGCAAGCTGGTAAAAATATAGTTGTGAGTTTTGAATGGTAAGTTTTGAGTTAGTCAGAACTCGCTACTCAAAACTCACTACTCATAA
Coding sequences within:
- the rpsN gene encoding 30S ribosomal protein S14; amino-acid sequence: MAKEGVKAREVKRAKLVAKFAEKRAALKAAGDYIALDKLPKAASPVKLHNRCKLTGRPRGYMRQFGISRVTFREMALAGKIPGVKKASW